One window of the Desulfurellaceae bacterium genome contains the following:
- a CDS encoding exonuclease SbcCD subunit D, translating into MKFLHTSDWHVGRTIRNRSRMDEHRAVFADIVDIAKREQVDAVLVTGDIFHEKRPPLAAEELVARTLAQFAGENIVSVVIPGNHDDAARLRTLKPLGDLLHAYMVTDLSADPSELIVAVPQRTGGERALVSCLPYLHPHQVLTAAEGADRSESERLSAYQSMVQSYLEELEKETLRMDRNAVSIVLAHAHVSGTEFGGGEWRSSVFPIDPGILPGRVHYVALGHMHQPQQVPGTRAQARYAGSILQMDFGERGQQKSVCLIEVHPGKPAEVSLIELTTGKALLRRTGTAQEILSQADEFTNAWVEVVLKPEGQTSELIEHIRALPGVVSLRFEDAQASEAENGPVQNPSERPAAELFSDYYKSSRSAEPEPQLVALFERLYREVSTARDEPL; encoded by the coding sequence ATGAAGTTTCTGCATACCTCGGACTGGCACGTCGGCCGCACGATTCGCAATCGCTCGCGGATGGATGAGCACCGGGCCGTGTTTGCCGACATCGTCGATATTGCCAAACGCGAGCAGGTCGATGCCGTGCTGGTCACCGGCGATATCTTTCATGAAAAGCGCCCGCCGCTTGCCGCCGAGGAGCTGGTGGCCCGCACTCTGGCCCAATTCGCCGGCGAGAATATCGTGTCCGTTGTCATTCCCGGCAACCACGATGACGCCGCCCGCCTGCGCACCCTGAAACCGCTGGGTGACTTGCTCCACGCGTACATGGTGACAGACCTGAGTGCCGACCCGTCGGAGCTGATTGTCGCCGTTCCGCAGCGGACCGGAGGGGAGCGGGCGCTGGTGAGCTGTCTGCCCTACCTGCACCCCCACCAGGTTCTCACTGCGGCCGAAGGGGCCGACAGAAGCGAGAGCGAACGCCTGAGCGCCTACCAGAGCATGGTCCAGAGCTATCTGGAAGAATTGGAAAAAGAGACCCTGCGGATGGACCGCAATGCGGTATCCATCGTGCTGGCCCATGCTCATGTTTCGGGCACGGAGTTTGGCGGAGGAGAATGGCGCTCGAGTGTCTTTCCGATTGATCCCGGGATTTTGCCCGGCCGGGTGCACTATGTGGCCCTGGGGCATATGCATCAGCCTCAGCAGGTGCCCGGGACACGGGCGCAGGCACGCTATGCCGGCTCGATCCTGCAAATGGATTTTGGCGAGCGCGGCCAGCAAAAAAGCGTGTGTCTCATCGAGGTCCACCCGGGCAAACCCGCCGAAGTCTCGCTGATTGAGCTGACGACGGGCAAGGCCCTGCTGCGGCGGACGGGAACCGCCCAGGAAATCCTGTCGCAGGCGGACGAGTTCACCAATGCCTGGGTTGAAGTCGTCCTCAAGCCGGAAGGTCAAACGTCCGAGTTGATCGAACACATCCGGGCTCTGCCTGGCGTGGTGTCGCTGCGGTTCGAGGACGCGCAAGCGAGCGAGGCAGAAAACGGGCCGGTGCAAAACCCGAGTGAGCGTCCCGCAGCCGAGCTGTTCAGCGACTATTACAAGTCGAGCCGCAGCGCCGAGCCCGAGCCGCAGCTCGTGGCCCTGTTTGAACGACTGTACCGAGAGGTCAGTACCGCTCGGGACGAACCGTTATAA